GGCAGTCGTCTCCTGCCGCTCCCCTCCGACGTGGTGTCGGCGGGCGCGGGCGTCGCGGGCGTCCCGCTCCGGGCGTTCGCGCTGGGAACCGCCGTCGGCGAGGTGCCGTGGGTCGCCGCGGGCGTCGTCGCCGGCGACTCGTTCGCGAGGCTCTCGACGGCGTCGCTCTCGGCCGCGATGGACCCGCGGATTGTCGTCGGGGCCGCGATACTCGCCGGGCTGGCTTTCGCCAGACCGGCGTACCGGCTCTACGCCAGTCGGTGAGTTCGTCGAGAGCGGCGTCGGTTCGATCCGGGGTGTCGACGAGGGCGAAGCTACTTCACTACAGGGGCGATACCGACGGCCAGTGACCGGGATTCTGCGGCGGGCCAAACGCCCGTTGCTCTATCTGATGGGGCCGATGTACGCCGTCGCCGGAGCGTTGCACTTCGTCGTGCCGGACCTGTACGTCCAGATCGTCCCACCGATATTCCCGGCGCGGCTCGCACTCGTGTATCTCTCCGGCCTCGCCGAAATCGCCGTCGGCATCGGGGTACTGCTCCCTCGAACGCGACGGCTGGCGGCGTGGGCGACGGTCGCCGTACTCGTCGCCGTCTTTCCGGCGAACGTCTACATGGCGACCCACGGCGTCGTCGTCGAGGGACTGCCGGGCGGCGGCGATCCGTCCGCCCTCGTTCGCTGGGGACGGCTGCCGCTGCAGGCCGTGCTGATCCTCTGGGCGGCCTGGTATACGCGGCCGTTGCCCGAACCGGACCGACGCTGAACGGACGGAACGGGAGGTCACCCGCCGCGCCGTCGATACCAGACCTGCTCGCCGACGGGCGACGCCCCGTCGGCGATGTCCAGTCGCGACAGGACGAGGTCACGGATCGCAAACGTGACCACGAGTTCGACCACGGTGTCGTCCGCCGCCGCGACGGTGACGACGCAGTGACCGTCACGGTCCGTGATCGATTCGATGGTCCCCGTCGACCACCGGTCGAGGTCGTGGGTCGGTCGGCGCGCGTGGATTCGGTCGTGGTGCATCTCGACACGCCACGCTACGCCGGCTCGACGCTAAAGCCCGGCGGGTGGATCGACGTGTCGCGTCCGCGGGGTGGCCCGACGACTACTCCAGCAGCGACTCGCCGGTCATCGCCGCCGGCGTCTCGACGCCGACGAGTTCGAGAAGCGTCGGCGCCACGTCACACAGCGACCCGCCGAACCGGATCCGCCGGCCGCCCGACGGGTCCGCACCGGGCGCGAGGTAGACGACCGGAACCGGGTTGGGCGTGTGGGCGGTGTGGGGGTCGTCGGGCGTCCCCATGTCGTCGGCGTTGCCGTGGTCGGCGGTGACGAGGACGTGCCCGCCGGCGGCGTGAACCGCGTCGACGAGGCGGGCGAGCTGTGCGTCGACGGCCTCGACGGCGGCGACGGCCGCCTCGAAGTCACCGGTGTGGCCCACCATGTCCGGATTGGCGTAGTTCAAGACGAGTACGTCGGGGTCCTCGCGCTCGATGTGGTCGATGGCGGCGTCGGTCACCGCGACCGCGCTCATCTCGGGCGTGCGGTCGTAGGTTGGGACGTCGGGGCTCTCGACGATCCGACGCATCTCCCCCTCGAACTCGACTTCGCGGCCGCCGTTGAGGAAGTAGGTGACGTGGGCGTACTTCTCCGATTCCGCGATACGGAGCTGGGTCTTGCCCGCACGGGCGAGCGTCCCGCCGAGGGTGTCGGGGAGGTCGAGCGGCGGGAAGGCGACGGGGAACGCGAACCGCTCGTCGTACTCGGTCATCGTGACGAGGTGGATATCCGGCGGATCGGTCTCGAACGACCACACGGGGTCGACGTCGGCCAGCATCCGGACGAGCTGGCGGGCGCGGTCGGCACGGAAGTTGGCGAAGACGACGGCGTCGCCGTCTTCGAGGGTGGGGCCACCCTCGATCAGCGTCGGCTCGACGAACTCGTCGGTCTCGCCGCGGTCGTAGGCGGCGTCGAGGGCCTCGACGGCCGACGCGGCCGCGTGATCGGCCTCGCGGTTCACGATGGCGTCGTACGCGCGCCTCGTCCGCTCCCAGTTCTCGTCGCGGTCCATCGCGTAGTAACGGCCGGTTACGGTGGCGACGCCGCCGGTGCCGCGGTCGGCGGCGACGGCCTCCAGTTCGGAGAGGGCGTCCGCGCCGTCGGTCGGCGGCGTGTCACGGCCGTCGGTAAAGGCGTGCGTGACCGCCGGAACGTCGTGGCGGTCGGCGAGGTCGATCAGGGCGTGGAGGTGGCGCTGGTGGGAGTGGACGCCGCCGGCGCTGGCGAGGCCCATGATGTGCAGACGGCCGCCGGTGTCGCTGACGTGGGACACGGCGCCGCGGAGGGCGTCGTTCTCGAAAAACGAGCCGTCGGCGACCGAATCGTCGATCCGCGCTAAGGGTTGAGCGACCACCCGACCGGC
This window of the Haloplanus rubicundus genome carries:
- a CDS encoding DoxX family protein, with the protein product MGPMYAVAGALHFVVPDLYVQIVPPIFPARLALVYLSGLAEIAVGIGVLLPRTRRLAAWATVAVLVAVFPANVYMATHGVVVEGLPGGGDPSALVRWGRLPLQAVLILWAAWYTRPLPEPDRR
- a CDS encoding DUF7861 family protein, with amino-acid sequence MHHDRIHARRPTHDLDRWSTGTIESITDRDGHCVVTVAAADDTVVELVVTFAIRDLVLSRLDIADGASPVGEQVWYRRRGG
- the gpmI gene encoding 2,3-bisphosphoglycerate-independent phosphoglycerate mutase; the protein is MDAALVILDGWGLDGPGRNAVSAADTPTFDRFLATGASGTLDASGRRVGLPDGQMGNSEVGHLNIGAGRVVAQPLARIDDSVADGSFFENDALRGAVSHVSDTGGRLHIMGLASAGGVHSHQRHLHALIDLADRHDVPAVTHAFTDGRDTPPTDGADALSELEAVAADRGTGGVATVTGRYYAMDRDENWERTRRAYDAIVNREADHAAASAVEALDAAYDRGETDEFVEPTLIEGGPTLEDGDAVVFANFRADRARQLVRMLADVDPVWSFETDPPDIHLVTMTEYDERFAFPVAFPPLDLPDTLGGTLARAGKTQLRIAESEKYAHVTYFLNGGREVEFEGEMRRIVESPDVPTYDRTPEMSAVAVTDAAIDHIEREDPDVLVLNYANPDMVGHTGDFEAAVAAVEAVDAQLARLVDAVHAAGGHVLVTADHGNADDMGTPDDPHTAHTPNPVPVVYLAPGADPSGGRRIRFGGSLCDVAPTLLELVGVETPAAMTGESLLE